In one Thermosipho ferrireducens genomic region, the following are encoded:
- the hpt gene encoding hypoxanthine phosphoribosyltransferase gives MLKTLITEKELAKRIKELGSELTEYYKPKTDTIHAVCVLKGAIHFFTELVKNIDLNVEYSFIHVSSYTGTESSGKIRVKSWIDEPIEGKHVLVVEDILDTGLTLSYILGYLQRYKPADLKVVSLLKKKGKNPEVDADFIGFEIEDKFVIGYGLDYDEKFRNIPFVGYLE, from the coding sequence ATGCTTAAAACACTTATAACAGAAAAAGAGCTGGCAAAACGAATCAAAGAATTAGGATCAGAGCTAACAGAATATTACAAACCAAAAACCGATACAATTCATGCAGTTTGTGTGTTGAAAGGGGCTATTCACTTTTTCACTGAACTTGTCAAAAACATAGATCTAAACGTAGAGTACTCTTTTATTCACGTTTCAAGTTATACCGGTACCGAATCGTCCGGTAAAATCAGGGTGAAAAGCTGGATTGATGAACCCATAGAAGGAAAACACGTACTCGTTGTAGAAGACATACTTGACACAGGGTTAACCCTTTCTTATATACTCGGATACCTTCAGAGGTACAAACCTGCCGATTTAAAAGTAGTTTCCCTTTTAAAAAAGAAAGGAAAGAATCCAGAAGTTGATGCTGACTTCATTGGATTTGAAATAGAAGATAAATTTGTAATTGGTTATGGATTGGACTATGATGAAAAATTCAGAAACATACCATTTGTAGGGTATCTTGAATGA
- the ftsY gene encoding signal recognition particle-docking protein FtsY, with the protein MGFFNKLKDGLKKTRENFFGKFKKILSGKTLNDEIREEIEELLILSDVGFEATQYILEKLEEIKGGDPFDNLKNIIEDLLSGDNALNIPETHPFVINMVGVNGSGKTTTAGKLAALFSSQNKNVVLAACDTFRAAAIDQLKIWAERTKSSFIAHSEGADAAAVAYDAVKHAQAKSKDIVILDTAGRLHTKSNLMEELKKINRVIKKVVPDAPHEVLLVIDAVTGQNGLQQAKVFKDAVNVTGIILTKLDGTAKGGIAIAIAKELGIPIKFIGVGEKIEDLRPFNAHEFVEALLEGDTVENTMG; encoded by the coding sequence GTGGGCTTTTTCAACAAACTCAAAGATGGTTTGAAAAAAACTCGAGAAAACTTTTTTGGAAAATTTAAAAAAATATTGTCCGGTAAAACTCTAAATGACGAAATCCGTGAGGAAATAGAAGAACTGTTGATTCTTTCAGACGTTGGCTTTGAAGCTACCCAATATATTTTAGAAAAACTCGAAGAAATAAAAGGAGGAGACCCATTTGATAACTTAAAAAATATCATCGAAGATTTACTATCAGGCGACAACGCGCTAAACATACCCGAAACTCACCCCTTTGTTATAAATATGGTAGGAGTTAATGGTTCCGGAAAAACAACAACTGCCGGGAAGCTTGCAGCACTTTTCTCCTCACAGAATAAAAATGTGGTTTTAGCAGCCTGCGATACATTCAGAGCTGCTGCCATAGACCAGCTTAAAATCTGGGCGGAAAGAACAAAATCTTCGTTTATCGCCCATTCAGAAGGAGCTGATGCAGCAGCAGTAGCATATGATGCTGTTAAACACGCACAGGCTAAAAGTAAAGACATTGTTATATTAGACACAGCCGGACGACTTCACACAAAAAGTAACCTTATGGAAGAATTGAAAAAAATAAACCGGGTAATTAAAAAGGTAGTGCCAGACGCTCCTCATGAAGTCTTACTCGTTATCGACGCTGTTACAGGGCAAAACGGTTTACAGCAGGCTAAAGTTTTCAAAGATGCTGTTAATGTCACAGGAATAATTCTCACAAAATTAGATGGAACGGCAAAAGGTGGTATAGCTATAGCTATAGCAAAAGAACTTGGCATACCAATAAAGTTCATAGGCGTTGGAGAAAAAATTGAAGACTTAAGGCCATTCAACGCTCATGAATTTGTAGAAGCGCTCCTGGAAGGTGATACTGTTGAAAATACTATGGGATAA
- the prfB gene encoding peptide chain release factor 2, whose protein sequence is MITYETKQKIEEIKKKYEDILRVFHPEEKAVELKKLEEKMGESDFWNDQKKAQEISKKAQRIRKIIEDMKEIEAQLEDIEVGIELADEDQSMEQTVLELVSEIDEKVRKFELELILNGKFDSSNAYLTIHPGAGGTESQDWASMLLRMYTRWAERNGFGVELVDYQPGDEAGIKSATLFVKGEYAYGYLKYERGVHRLVRISPFDANKRRHTSFASVNVIPEIEEDIDIEINPEDLRIDTYRASGAGGQYVNKTESAIRITHIPTGIVVTCQSERSQLQNKETALKVLKARLYQLEIEKRQKQLQEIQGELKEISWGNQIRSYVFQPYTMVKDHRTNVETGNIEAVMDGDIDMFIEAELTHFAKRNTE, encoded by the coding sequence GTGATTACTTATGAAACAAAACAAAAGATAGAAGAAATAAAGAAAAAATACGAAGACATTTTACGGGTTTTTCATCCTGAAGAAAAGGCAGTAGAGCTAAAGAAATTAGAAGAAAAAATGGGAGAGTCTGATTTTTGGAATGACCAGAAAAAAGCACAGGAAATATCCAAAAAGGCGCAGCGTATTAGAAAAATAATTGAAGATATGAAAGAAATAGAAGCTCAACTTGAAGACATAGAAGTTGGTATAGAGCTTGCAGATGAAGATCAAAGTATGGAACAAACTGTTCTCGAGCTTGTTTCAGAAATAGACGAGAAAGTAAGAAAATTTGAGCTTGAACTAATCCTGAATGGAAAGTTTGATTCAAGTAATGCTTATTTAACAATTCATCCTGGTGCCGGTGGAACTGAATCTCAGGACTGGGCATCCATGCTTTTGAGAATGTATACAAGATGGGCTGAAAGAAATGGCTTTGGAGTAGAACTTGTTGATTACCAACCAGGAGATGAGGCTGGAATAAAAAGTGCTACTCTATTTGTAAAAGGTGAATATGCATATGGATATTTAAAATACGAAAGAGGAGTTCACAGACTCGTCCGAATATCACCATTTGATGCAAATAAACGACGTCATACTTCATTTGCTTCAGTAAATGTAATACCTGAAATAGAGGAAGATATTGATATTGAAATAAACCCGGAAGATTTAAGAATAGACACTTACAGAGCCTCTGGCGCAGGCGGACAATACGTAAATAAAACAGAGTCAGCCATAAGAATCACCCACATTCCAACGGGCATAGTAGTGACATGCCAGTCTGAAAGATCACAACTTCAAAACAAAGAAACAGCTCTTAAAGTCCTTAAAGCTCGACTTTATCAGCTCGAAATAGAAAAACGTCAAAAACAGCTCCAGGAAATTCAAGGAGAGTTAAAAGAGATTTCCTGGGGAAATCAAATAAGATCTTATGTTTTCCAACCATACACTATGGTTAAAGATCATCGAACGAACGTAGAAACGGGGAATATTGAAGCAGTCATGGATGGAGATATTGATATGTTCATAGAAGCAGAACTTACACACTTTGCAAAAAGAAATACCGAATAA
- a CDS encoding class I SAM-dependent methyltransferase produces the protein MKEKYVVTTSYRPTKECVRIAHKLANKFDAKYINRRHVNEKLEKGLIDFYYVVEKDLTLAIKWKNGEFFFHQGISKIRMENIKNGHKDYLIESINPSPDDVIYDATFGLGSEAILLSAFVPDGKVIGTEGSIHIYRVVKWGLKYYKTNVEWIKDALKRIELHYGNYKTFIKNVPDKHFDIVYCDPMFENPIYESSSLNPLRTFAVYDPLNFEDIEEMIRIAKKRVVIKTLTRDALFDKIKSLFNRTYLSKKSGVIYGVIEL, from the coding sequence ATGAAAGAAAAGTACGTTGTCACAACATCTTACAGACCAACAAAAGAATGTGTACGTATCGCTCATAAACTGGCCAATAAGTTTGATGCAAAATATATAAATAGAAGGCATGTAAATGAAAAATTAGAAAAAGGCTTGATAGATTTTTATTATGTTGTGGAAAAAGATTTGACTTTAGCCATAAAATGGAAAAACGGTGAGTTTTTCTTTCATCAAGGAATTTCTAAAATCAGAATGGAAAACATCAAAAATGGGCATAAAGATTATCTTATAGAATCTATTAACCCTTCTCCCGATGATGTAATTTATGATGCAACTTTTGGCCTTGGTTCTGAAGCAATTTTACTCTCAGCTTTTGTGCCAGATGGAAAAGTTATTGGCACGGAAGGTTCAATTCATATATATCGCGTCGTCAAGTGGGGACTCAAATATTATAAAACGAATGTGGAATGGATTAAAGATGCACTAAAAAGAATTGAATTGCATTATGGAAATTATAAAACTTTCATAAAAAATGTTCCCGACAAACACTTCGATATAGTGTATTGTGATCCTATGTTTGAAAATCCAATATATGAAAGCAGCTCACTAAATCCGCTAAGAACGTTCGCAGTATATGACCCATTAAATTTTGAAGATATTGAAGAAATGATACGAATAGCAAAAAAGCGCGTGGTAATAAAGACACTAACTCGCGATGCGTTATTTGACAAAATAAAATCTTTGTTTAATAGAACATACCTTTCAAAAAAGAGTGGAGTAATATACGGAGTAATAGAATTGTAA
- a CDS encoding RrF2 family transcriptional regulator — MAVTMKSEYALRLLLILSIENRRLSTSEIVRKCRTKLPYEFAQKILSELVNAGILTSSRGKFGGYKLAKDPESITILDVVNSVDDMKSAITCFVDPSKIEFPELCSINEIWQLVMNKFEESLKSVTLEELKKSYLKKCEELERRNLKSQKLE; from the coding sequence GTGGCAGTGACAATGAAAAGTGAATACGCTTTAAGACTTCTCTTAATACTTTCAATAGAAAATAGAAGACTCAGCACTTCAGAAATTGTAAGAAAATGTAGAACAAAGCTTCCCTATGAATTTGCACAAAAAATACTCTCAGAGCTTGTTAATGCGGGGATATTAACTTCTTCACGAGGAAAATTTGGTGGATACAAACTTGCAAAAGATCCAGAATCAATAACCATTCTCGATGTGGTAAATTCTGTAGATGATATGAAGAGTGCTATAACATGTTTTGTTGACCCATCAAAAATTGAATTTCCCGAACTCTGCTCAATAAACGAAATATGGCAGCTTGTTATGAATAAATTTGAAGAGTCGTTAAAATCTGTCACTCTTGAAGAGCTTAAAAAATCATACTTGAAGAAGTGTGAAGAACTTGAAAGGAGGAATTTAAAATCGCAAAAGTTGGAATAG
- a CDS encoding LCP family protein has translation MKMKTFFLTVSIVICLAMLIFIPLPWLKILYSMFYSPIPGRTNFLVLGLDRNIQGTRRTDVIIFASIDTSSRKVILSNIPRDLIYNDHKINSIFQNEGLDKLSQIIKELTGQNIEKYIILDYSVIKLVGDTIGPIEVYVNEPMKYTDYSQNLFINFEPGYHKLNGSELLAFIRYRKDANGDIARIERQKYVINKLIETAFKKDIFTLSHLYKSVFKQIETNLKTGELVYFAAQFRKGLSILSINFPIKYDKKGNIYAGNLKNFKKEISIEKQLIKTKKYNFYVLNNTSNQSRTYNVNLYYMWKAANFPPENVYNLKNLKIASDTVFLLNNNLNPEEIKNIAQVVHPKRKFLVKHAEESLENYYRIIDALSSERTYLRFPIDFIVVLSQ, from the coding sequence ATGAAAATGAAAACATTCTTTTTAACTGTATCCATAGTAATATGCCTTGCAATGCTAATTTTTATTCCTCTTCCATGGTTAAAAATCCTATATTCTATGTTTTATTCTCCTATTCCCGGGAGAACTAATTTTCTGGTTTTAGGTCTTGATAGAAACATTCAAGGAACACGAAGAACTGATGTCATAATATTTGCAAGTATAGATACTTCTTCCCGGAAGGTAATTTTAAGCAACATTCCAAGAGACCTCATTTATAACGATCATAAAATAAACTCGATATTCCAGAATGAAGGTCTGGACAAATTAAGTCAAATAATAAAAGAACTTACCGGACAGAATATTGAAAAATATATTATTCTGGACTATAGTGTTATAAAATTAGTAGGCGACACCATAGGTCCAATAGAAGTTTATGTAAACGAACCTATGAAATATACTGACTATTCTCAAAATCTATTTATAAATTTCGAGCCAGGGTATCACAAACTCAATGGCTCCGAGCTTCTTGCTTTTATCAGGTACAGAAAAGATGCAAACGGCGATATAGCAAGAATTGAAAGGCAAAAATATGTCATAAACAAGTTAATAGAAACCGCTTTTAAAAAGGACATATTCACACTATCTCATTTATATAAAAGTGTGTTCAAACAAATAGAAACAAATCTCAAAACAGGAGAATTAGTTTATTTTGCCGCTCAATTTAGAAAAGGGCTTTCTATCCTGAGTATAAATTTTCCAATTAAGTACGACAAAAAAGGTAATATATATGCTGGAAACCTGAAAAATTTTAAAAAAGAAATATCAATTGAAAAACAGTTAATCAAAACAAAAAAGTACAACTTTTACGTCCTTAACAACACCTCAAACCAGAGTAGAACATACAATGTAAATCTCTACTATATGTGGAAAGCTGCTAATTTTCCTCCAGAAAATGTTTATAATTTAAAAAACTTAAAAATAGCAAGCGATACTGTATTTTTATTAAATAATAATTTAAACCCTGAAGAGATTAAAAATATCGCCCAGGTCGTTCATCCTAAAAGAAAATTTCTCGTTAAGCACGCAGAAGAGTCTTTAGAAAATTACTACAGAATAATAGATGCTCTCTCTTCCGAAAGAACATACTTAAGATTCCCCATCGATTTTATTGTGGTTCTTTCCCAATAA
- the nfi gene encoding endonuclease V: MFFRNLHSWNVSPKEAIDIQNRLKELLNFNTNVHNVSLVAGVDLSFFGEYGLAVIVVLDRNFDIKDVVYHVQKIEFPYVPGLLAFREGPVFLKAWEKLQTEVDVVFFDGHGIAHPRFMGIASHMGLFIEKPTIGVAKRKLVGNYENVPEEVYSYSYIKYNDKTIGIAFRSKKKTKPIFISPGNLIDLQSSLHITKLFLNGYKLPEPTRLAHIYTQKLKKEFIGKEPQ, translated from the coding sequence ATGTTTTTTAGAAATTTGCATAGTTGGAATGTATCTCCAAAAGAAGCAATAGATATTCAGAACAGGTTGAAGGAATTGTTAAATTTTAATACAAATGTCCATAATGTTTCGTTGGTAGCAGGTGTTGATCTTTCGTTTTTTGGGGAATATGGACTGGCGGTTATTGTGGTACTTGACAGAAATTTTGATATTAAAGATGTTGTTTACCACGTTCAGAAGATAGAATTTCCCTACGTTCCAGGATTGCTTGCCTTTCGAGAGGGTCCGGTGTTTTTAAAGGCATGGGAAAAGTTGCAAACAGAAGTTGATGTTGTTTTTTTTGATGGACATGGTATAGCTCATCCAAGGTTTATGGGAATAGCCAGTCATATGGGACTTTTCATTGAAAAACCAACAATTGGTGTTGCAAAAAGAAAATTGGTAGGAAACTATGAAAATGTTCCTGAGGAAGTTTATAGTTATTCTTACATAAAATATAATGATAAAACAATAGGAATAGCTTTTCGAAGTAAAAAGAAAACAAAACCAATTTTTATTTCTCCAGGTAATTTAATTGATCTTCAAAGTAGTTTGCATATTACCAAACTTTTTTTGAATGGATATAAACTTCCTGAGCCGACAAGATTAGCCCATATTTATACGCAAAAGTTGAAAAAAGAATTTATTGGGAAAGAACCACAATAA
- a CDS encoding DUF2225 domain-containing protein: protein MKILWDKEYKCPYCGKSFSSKKVFIDAIKLEKYDDDLKPIYKNVNPIYYQPIVCPFCNYTEYETEFEKSLSPIITQKLEPTLKKIKKLNLTDVRNLDDAIKAFAMLIIVLTVKDEPCKLGDAYLKSAWLLREKGDEKEEKIALAHTLKHFEKCYRYSNVEGKMEEKILFYLGEINRQFGRKKESIEWFSQLMKRHGKSSSYYVKVARDRWQSMRGSH from the coding sequence TTGAAAATACTATGGGATAAGGAATATAAATGTCCATACTGTGGGAAAAGTTTCTCTTCAAAAAAAGTTTTTATTGATGCAATAAAGCTTGAAAAATATGACGATGATTTAAAACCAATATATAAAAACGTAAATCCAATATACTATCAACCCATAGTATGTCCATTTTGCAATTATACTGAATATGAAACAGAATTTGAAAAGTCATTGAGCCCCATAATTACACAAAAATTAGAACCTACTTTAAAAAAAATCAAAAAACTAAATCTTACTGACGTTCGAAATCTTGACGACGCCATTAAAGCGTTTGCGATGTTAATAATAGTCCTTACTGTAAAAGATGAACCATGTAAACTTGGTGATGCTTATTTGAAAAGTGCATGGCTTTTAAGAGAAAAAGGAGATGAAAAAGAAGAAAAAATCGCCCTGGCTCATACTTTAAAACATTTTGAAAAGTGTTATAGATATTCAAACGTTGAAGGAAAAATGGAAGAAAAAATATTATTTTACCTGGGAGAAATAAATAGACAATTTGGCAGAAAAAAAGAATCAATTGAATGGTTCTCACAGCTTATGAAAAGGCATGGAAAAAGCTCATCATATTACGTTAAGGTGGCGAGGGATAGATGGCAAAGTATGCGTGGCTCTCACTGA
- a CDS encoding trigger factor, with protein sequence MWLLDIFKKRKRKNSKEEALERLENIISRRREPIKKIPIDEFESNSEEIKKAVVNMVAEKFNVPHERVKVDCQEQDGYVIIVTNINFR encoded by the coding sequence ATGTGGCTGCTCGATATATTCAAAAAAAGAAAAAGAAAAAACTCAAAGGAAGAAGCTCTCGAAAGACTCGAAAACATTATTTCCCGCAGAAGAGAACCTATTAAAAAAATTCCTATAGACGAATTTGAAAGTAATTCTGAAGAAATCAAAAAAGCCGTTGTAAATATGGTTGCTGAAAAATTTAATGTACCACACGAGAGGGTGAAAGTAGATTGCCAGGAACAGGACGGTTACGTAATAATAGTCACAAATATAAATTTCAGGTAG
- the minD gene encoding septum site-determining protein MinD, producing the protein MGKVFVVTSGKGGVGKTTISANLGCVLAKQGEKVCLIDADVGLKNLDVVLGLENRIIYTSLDVIKGNVTAKEALVRHKIIKSLYLLPASQVATKEMVSPEDMKAIVNDLKPHFDYIIIDSPAGIERGFRNAAAPAETALVVTTPELPAISDADRVIGLLENFGFDENRIFLLLNKFKIHMAKKGDMLSQADVEKALAIKLLGVIPDSEEVIIATNKGIPVVLEDGMGISRSFENITRRLRGEEVPVSEDIHSNSKGFFDLLRGFFKKR; encoded by the coding sequence ATGGGAAAAGTATTTGTGGTTACCTCTGGAAAAGGTGGAGTAGGAAAAACCACCATTTCTGCGAATCTTGGATGTGTTTTAGCAAAACAGGGGGAGAAAGTTTGTTTAATTGATGCAGATGTTGGGTTAAAAAATTTAGATGTGGTTCTGGGATTGGAGAACAGAATTATTTACACAAGTCTTGATGTAATCAAAGGAAATGTTACCGCAAAAGAGGCTCTTGTTAGACACAAAATAATTAAAAGTCTCTATCTTCTTCCAGCTTCTCAAGTGGCAACAAAGGAAATGGTATCACCTGAAGATATGAAAGCTATTGTTAACGATCTCAAACCTCATTTTGATTACATTATTATCGACTCACCTGCAGGAATAGAAAGAGGATTTAGAAATGCAGCCGCTCCAGCAGAAACTGCACTTGTAGTAACCACTCCTGAACTTCCTGCTATTTCGGATGCTGATAGGGTCATAGGTTTACTTGAAAACTTCGGCTTCGATGAAAATCGCATTTTTCTGTTACTTAACAAATTCAAAATTCACATGGCAAAAAAAGGAGACATGCTTTCACAAGCGGATGTTGAAAAAGCTCTTGCAATAAAACTTCTTGGAGTGATACCAGATTCTGAAGAAGTAATAATCGCAACCAATAAGGGTATACCTGTTGTTTTAGAAGATGGGATGGGAATTTCCAGAAGTTTTGAAAACATAACCAGAAGACTTCGAGGAGAAGAAGTTCCAGTTTCTGAAGACATTCACTCTAATAGCAAGGGGTTCTTTGATTTACTCCGAGGGTTCTTCAAAAAGAGGTGA
- a CDS encoding 3D domain-containing protein, translating into MAKYAWLSLIIFILITIFSGCNFVSQDEFSSLVFRVENLEQQIKYNANKIENIESELSKISSRINVQIDSIDERVKKLEKNYNYQYLENFIKKVAKELANVQSQLNQVTAELSAFDLKTFIYRINYVEDLAKNLELDKVNNKLNDISTRFENSIEEVLKMERKLKEIETTVSALQSTVIELQQVKSATNTSYVQASTLIMQQLNKISLLEKEITQLSRKVEKISYLPEKESLERNLALTRQISEELSFLKTQFSKTDIVDLLKLRTGYINYIIRPGDTLYQISTAFKLGKEGISRIISINNIKDPKRIRPGQVIKIPVDNPKDFIKIPIKISPENIVGFFGETKDGVQNLGIDIEAYGKNIYPILPGRVTVKGNNVLYIDHGSGITAVYRGLETNYQEGDWVVTDKPLGQSLTIFHFEIWIDGEPRDPFKLFFDFAGTFDVTFYTPWDDGKIPEHPTFRLTRLGSVPKEWYTVAVDPTVIPLGSLVYIPMLKKLLFVAEDTGSAIKGKRLDIYIEDVRIARINSTRPFEVYILKNKNWR; encoded by the coding sequence ATGGCAAAGTATGCGTGGCTCTCACTGATAATATTCATACTTATCACAATTTTTTCGGGATGTAATTTTGTCTCTCAAGATGAGTTTTCATCCTTAGTATTTCGTGTAGAAAATCTTGAGCAACAAATAAAATATAATGCCAATAAAATCGAAAATATAGAATCAGAACTATCGAAAATTAGTTCCCGGATAAATGTACAAATAGACAGTATTGATGAGAGAGTAAAAAAGCTTGAAAAAAACTACAATTATCAGTACTTAGAAAATTTTATCAAAAAGGTAGCCAAAGAACTTGCAAATGTGCAAAGTCAGTTAAATCAAGTCACAGCGGAACTTTCCGCTTTTGATTTGAAAACTTTTATATATCGTATTAACTATGTAGAAGACCTTGCAAAAAATCTGGAATTAGATAAAGTAAATAATAAATTAAACGATATTTCAACAAGATTTGAAAATTCCATAGAAGAAGTTTTGAAAATGGAAAGAAAATTAAAAGAAATCGAGACAACTGTTTCTGCACTTCAGAGTACTGTAATAGAATTACAGCAGGTTAAAAGTGCTACCAACACTTCTTATGTTCAGGCTTCAACTTTGATAATGCAACAATTAAATAAAATTTCTCTTCTTGAAAAAGAAATTACACAGTTATCCAGAAAAGTAGAAAAAATCAGTTATCTTCCGGAAAAAGAAAGTTTAGAACGCAATTTAGCCCTAACACGTCAAATATCTGAAGAACTTTCTTTTTTAAAGACGCAGTTTTCAAAAACAGATATAGTAGATCTTCTAAAACTTAGAACAGGATATATAAATTACATCATAAGACCTGGAGACACTCTTTACCAGATAAGCACCGCATTTAAACTTGGTAAGGAAGGAATATCACGAATAATTTCCATAAATAATATTAAAGATCCAAAAAGAATCAGGCCAGGTCAGGTAATAAAAATCCCGGTTGACAATCCAAAGGACTTTATAAAAATCCCGATAAAAATATCTCCTGAAAATATTGTGGGATTTTTTGGAGAAACAAAAGATGGTGTTCAAAATCTTGGAATAGACATAGAAGCATATGGGAAAAACATCTACCCAATACTTCCTGGAAGAGTGACAGTTAAAGGAAACAATGTGTTGTACATTGATCATGGAAGCGGTATAACTGCTGTTTATCGAGGACTGGAAACAAATTATCAGGAAGGTGATTGGGTTGTAACAGACAAACCTCTTGGGCAGAGTTTAACCATTTTTCATTTTGAAATCTGGATTGACGGGGAACCCCGTGACCCATTTAAACTTTTTTTTGATTTTGCAGGAACATTTGACGTGACGTTTTACACCCCATGGGACGATGGGAAAATTCCAGAGCATCCGACTTTTAGATTAACAAGACTTGGCAGTGTTCCTAAAGAATGGTACACAGTAGCAGTCGACCCAACAGTTATTCCATTGGGAAGTCTTGTGTATATTCCTATGTTGAAAAAATTATTATTTGTAGCTGAAGATACAGGAAGTGCTATTAAAGGAAAAAGATTAGATATTTACATTGAAGATGTGAGAATTGCGCGAATTAACAGTACAAGACCTTTTGAAGTATACATATTAAAAAATAAGAATTGGAGGTAG
- the mnmA gene encoding tRNA 2-thiouridine(34) synthase MnmA: MDSAVALHLLLKEGHNVTAYHIKTVPDTLYLTKQIKHKVCCSPSDTFDAKKIAKHFNVEFKIVHLEKDFSNTVIKYFVKEYKNGRTPNPCFFCNDWIKFGVLFEKMLNDGMDYVASGHYARIINGKLYKAVSPDKDQSYFLASIKKEKLSKILLPNGIYTKEEIRKIAKSLNIHVHDKKESQDLCFIPDNDIFSFLEENKVTMRKGLIIDSHGNVLGTHKGIQNYTIGQRKIGVATGKKLYVKYKDPEKNLLIVASKEELYNTKFIVEHVNFLQNVSEHFEGYVKVRKKFKEVYCKVSIKNGKLYVNTEEPIFAITPGQIAVFYDNDNAVIAAGVIKEEGWNA; this comes from the coding sequence GTGGATAGTGCAGTTGCGCTTCATTTACTATTAAAAGAAGGTCATAATGTAACAGCATATCACATAAAAACAGTTCCAGATACATTATATTTAACCAAACAAATAAAGCACAAAGTGTGCTGCAGTCCGTCAGATACATTTGATGCAAAAAAAATCGCAAAACATTTTAATGTAGAATTTAAGATCGTTCATTTAGAAAAAGACTTTTCTAATACAGTAATAAAATATTTCGTCAAAGAATATAAAAATGGACGAACCCCCAATCCGTGTTTCTTCTGCAATGACTGGATAAAATTTGGTGTTTTATTTGAAAAAATGCTAAACGACGGAATGGACTATGTAGCTTCCGGACACTACGCGAGAATTATAAACGGAAAATTATATAAAGCAGTTTCTCCCGATAAAGATCAATCGTATTTTCTTGCGTCCATAAAAAAAGAAAAACTTTCAAAAATTTTACTTCCAAATGGTATATATACGAAAGAAGAAATTAGAAAAATTGCAAAAAGTTTAAATATCCATGTACACGACAAAAAGGAATCTCAAGACCTGTGCTTTATACCAGACAACGATATATTTTCTTTTTTAGAAGAAAACAAAGTAACAATGAGGAAAGGGTTAATAATAGACTCCCATGGAAATGTGCTGGGCACCCATAAAGGCATTCAAAATTATACTATAGGTCAAAGGAAAATTGGTGTTGCAACGGGAAAAAAACTATACGTAAAATACAAAGATCCAGAAAAGAACCTGTTAATTGTCGCTTCAAAAGAAGAACTTTACAACACTAAATTTATAGTAGAGCACGTTAATTTTCTTCAGAATGTTTCAGAACATTTCGAAGGTTATGTTAAAGTAAGGAAAAAATTTAAAGAAGTTTATTGCAAAGTTAGCATAAAAAATGGTAAGCTATATGTTAATACAGAAGAACCTATTTTTGCAATAACCCCTGGACAAATCGCTGTCTTTTATGACAATGATAACGCAGTTATAGCTGCGGGAGTGATTAAAGAGGAGGGATGGAATGCTTAA